From a single Macrobrachium rosenbergii isolate ZJJX-2024 chromosome 9, ASM4041242v1, whole genome shotgun sequence genomic region:
- the LOC136841738 gene encoding uncharacterized protein isoform X2, with translation MTSKRSAGGLDGVDHLCLKVTKIVKSEARIVLYHILNWGCKRDLTVSFEHHVKKKRRLSNNKYNKLFDDTMQAKIKANPKGDEFDVSLLCKCIFSTCTEFCDADTKKIVKEIKDFRNEVMHNDIVTDETSMNDAIANLQQMLVDVLNKAKEVYSVPENEIKGMIERMNTKIEEIKESPVPGYEIKDYKVMVEEHRKYLEKLVEEKGVSSLKTTFKTLSNVDPASWISRKERLNIDMVYVRLEMKLKPNSDSSSYVTVGHESLLCQTNEDGIVPKIILIQGEAGSGKSTLAKFILADWAKLDVAKSSPSITGLEEYDLILYVECKSRYISNFMDLLTSLMPHVSDEMTDRDFRRSVLEKKTLIIVDGLDEMNENSAKLLTEMLEICQKMEDNRFRFIMTTRPQKIKITETLWNELPKIHIKINGVPAERKVEFVQKLHDEMVREGLSEEDTSKLVDYMKHSECRLQEHYRLPLNLTLLTYLWANDSKTVNSVTSATQLYVAVLNLLKGRVVSRILKVSSDSIEVSMDTLLNIIFEISLETHKQHSLELSDKCYKKLEDECKKLNLPFVEIRGAFFAVHDNYNVDCGPCKFNLFVPHKSIMEFFAANHIYACLVENRAQRCKEELKAIKEKFPELSVAYQVEDEPPKTLKGVLATLLNDGKDLNPSILPHYQNTLIHLSGLLALKDKEALHKYGTELVDILEESEIKDSQWLDLLAEADCDALLSTSIAEHISGTLVIRDGHTLAAIELFKKLAPNTPVVVILQNEVKYIPQLDTLVEKLAERDCAVELLLNNHWKNPDNGLSTKYLEKLFNESCRVIRFNGNLDNVEMLPKDLEDVRLTISSDEQAKSICKGIAELDKKLHLSYIGIHLMKGVSPSFLKPLPVVKPVQKESGTIWLSDISDNDVAIACSLIKALHPPNMKFHSVMFPRCQLSLDGFQRLLNELKKKEVQISKSIKSDSQVLGMNEVPKVRKLTRELFGCSFHRDDGW, from the exons ATGACATCAAAACGCAGCGCTGGAGGGCTGGATGGCGTAGACCACTTATGCTTGAAAGTTACAAAGATTGTGAAGAGTGAAGCTCGTATTGTTCTATACCATATATTGAACTGGGGTTGCAAAAGAGACCTTACAGTGTCCTTCGagcatcatgtaaaaaaaaaacgcagattGAGCAACAACAAGTATAACAAATTGTTTGATGATACCATGCAAGCAAAGATTAAAGCTAACCCAAAAGGGGACGAATTTGATGTGAGTTTATTGTGTAAATGCATTTTCTCCACTTGTACTGAATTTTGTGACGCTGATACgaagaaaatagtaaaagaaatcaAAGATTTCCGGAATGAGGTCATGCACAACGATATAGTTACAGATGAGACCTCCATGAATGATGCAATTGCTAACCTTCAGCAAATGTTGGTAGATGTCTTAAACAAAGCAAAGGAAGTTTATTCAGTGCCTGAGAATGAAATAAAGGGTATGATAGAACGCATGAATACAAAAATTGAAGAGATCAAGGAAAGCCCTGTTCCCGGATATGAAATAAAGGATTATAAGGTAATGGTGGAAGAGCATCGGAAATACCTTGAAAAGCTTGTTGAAGAGAAAGGCGTGAGTTCTTTGAAGACAACCTTTAAAACGCTATCTAATGTAGATCCAGCTTCTTGGATATCTAGGAAAGAGAGATTAAATATCGACATGGTCTACGTAAGgcttgaaatgaaattgaaaccaAACAGTGACAGCAGCTCTTATGTTACTGTTGGACATGAAAGTTTGCTGTGCCAGACAAATGAAGATGGCATAGTGCCAAAGATCATTTTAATACAGGGTGAAGCAGGTTCTGGAAAAAGCACTTTAGCTAAGTTTATTTTGGCAGACTGGGCTAAATTAGATGTTGCTAAGAGTTCCCCGTCTATTACAGGGCTAGAAGAATATGATTTAATTCTTTATGTTGAGTGTAAGAGCAGGTATATTTCTAACTTTATGGATTTGTTGACTTCATTAATGCCGCATGTTTCGGACGAAATGACAGACAGAGATTTCCGGCGCTCTGTGTTGGAGAAGAAGACCCTCATAATTGTTGATGGCCtggatgaaatgaatgaaaactctGCGAAGCTTCTTACTGAAATGCttgaaatttgccaaaaaatGGAAGACAACAGATTCCGGTTCATCATGACAACTCGGCCACAGAAAATCAAGATTACAGAAACACTGTGGAACGAGCTCCCTAAAATTCACATCAAGATCAACGGAGTACCTGCAGAAAGAAAAGTGGAATTTGTCCAAAAGCTTCATGATGAAATGGTCAGAGAAGGCCTCAGTGAGGAAGACACGAGTAAGTTGGTGGACTATATGAAGCATTCAGAGTGCCGCTTGCAGGAACATTATCGTCTTCCACTTAACCTAACCCTTTTAACATACCTCTGGGCTAATGATTCAAAGACTGTCAACTCTGTTACTTCTGCTACCCAACTTTATGTTGCTGTCCTGAACCTCCTAAAGGGTCGTGTTGTTTCCAGGATACTTAAGGTATCCTCAGATTCCATTGAGGTGTCCATGGacacattattaaatataatttttgagatCTCTTTAGAGACGCACAAGCAACACAGTCTGGAGTTGAGTGACAAGTGTTACAAGAAGCTGGAAGATGAATGTAAGAAACTGAATCTGCCTTTTGTTGAAATACGTGGTGCATTCTTTGCTGTTCATGATAACTATAATGTGGACTGTGGTCCTTGTAAATTTAATCTTTTTGTCCCTCATAAATCAATAATGGAGTTCTTTGCTGCCAATCACATATATGCCTGCTTAGTTGAGAACAGAGCTCAGAGATGCAAGGAAGAACTAAAAGCCATCAAAGAAAAATTCCCCGAGTTATCAGTTGCATACCAAGTGGAAGATGAACCACCAAAAACACTGAAGGGTGTACTAGCAACTCTTTTAAATGATGGAAAAGATTTAAATCCCAGCATTTTACCTCATTATCAGAATACTTTGATTCATTTATCAGGACTATTGGCACTTAAAGATAAAGAAGCTCTTCACAAGTATGGAACTGAGCTTGTGGATATTCTAGAGGAATCTGAAATCAAAGATTCTCAGTGGCTTGACCTGTTAGCTGAGGCAGATTGTGACGCATTACTTTCCACCTCGATTGCAGAACACATATCAGGG ACGCTTGTGATAAGAGATGGACACACCCTTGCAGCAATTGAACTCTTCAAGAAATTGGCACCCAATACACCTGTGGTGGTTATACTTCAGAATGAAGTTAAATACATTCCGCAACTGGACACCCTGGTGGAGAAGCTGGCTGAGCGGGATTGTGCTGTGGAGCTTCTCCTGAATAACCATTGGAAAAACCCAGATAATGGACTGTCCACCAAATATTTGGAGAAACTGTTTAACGAAAG TTGCCGAGTCATTCGCTTCAATGGGAACCTGGACAACGTTGAAATGCTCCCCAAGGACCTGGAGGATGTTAGATTAACTATTTCCAGTGATGAGCAGGCTAAATCGATCTGCAAAGGCATTGCAGAGCTAGATAAGAAGCTACATCTGAGTTATATtg GGATTCATTTAATGAAGGGAGTATCACCATCCTTCTTGAAACCACTGCCTGTAGTGAAGCCAGTACAGAAAGAAAGTGGCACCATTTGGCTCTCAGACATCAGCGATAATGACGTCGCCATTGCTTGTAGTCTCATTAAGGCTTTGCATCCACCAAACAT GAAGTTTCACAGCGTCATGTTTCCTCGTTGTCAGCTGTCACTGGATGGATTCCAACGTCTGCTGAACGAGCTAAAGAAGAAAGAGGTGCAAATATCTAAGAGTATCAAATCAGATTCTCAAGTCCTTGGTATGAATGAGGTACCAAAAGTAAGGAAacttactagggaattgtttgGCTGTTCATTTCACCG tgaCGACGGATGGTGA
- the LOC136841738 gene encoding uncharacterized protein isoform X1, with product MTSKRSAGGLDGVDHLCLKVTKIVKSEARIVLYHILNWGCKRDLTVSFEHHVKKKRRLSNNKYNKLFDDTMQAKIKANPKGDEFDVSLLCKCIFSTCTEFCDADTKKIVKEIKDFRNEVMHNDIVTDETSMNDAIANLQQMLVDVLNKAKEVYSVPENEIKGMIERMNTKIEEIKESPVPGYEIKDYKVMVEEHRKYLEKLVEEKGVSSLKTTFKTLSNVDPASWISRKERLNIDMVYVRLEMKLKPNSDSSSYVTVGHESLLCQTNEDGIVPKIILIQGEAGSGKSTLAKFILADWAKLDVAKSSPSITGLEEYDLILYVECKSRYISNFMDLLTSLMPHVSDEMTDRDFRRSVLEKKTLIIVDGLDEMNENSAKLLTEMLEICQKMEDNRFRFIMTTRPQKIKITETLWNELPKIHIKINGVPAERKVEFVQKLHDEMVREGLSEEDTSKLVDYMKHSECRLQEHYRLPLNLTLLTYLWANDSKTVNSVTSATQLYVAVLNLLKGRVVSRILKVSSDSIEVSMDTLLNIIFEISLETHKQHSLELSDKCYKKLEDECKKLNLPFVEIRGAFFAVHDNYNVDCGPCKFNLFVPHKSIMEFFAANHIYACLVENRAQRCKEELKAIKEKFPELSVAYQVEDEPPKTLKGVLATLLNDGKDLNPSILPHYQNTLIHLSGLLALKDKEALHKYGTELVDILEESEIKDSQWLDLLAEADCDALLSTSIAEHISGTLVIRDGHTLAAIELFKKLAPNTPVVVILQNEVKYIPQLDTLVEKLAERDCAVELLLNNHWKNPDNGLSTKYLEKLFNESCRVIRFNGNLDNVEMLPKDLEDVRLTISSDEQAKSICKGIAELDKKLHLSYIGIHLMKGVSPSFLKPLPVVKPVQKESGTIWLSDISDNDVAIACSLIKALHPPNMQFHSVMFPRCQLSLDGFQRLLNELKKKEVQISKSIKSDSQVLGMNEVPKVRKLTRELFGCSFHRDDGW from the exons ATGACATCAAAACGCAGCGCTGGAGGGCTGGATGGCGTAGACCACTTATGCTTGAAAGTTACAAAGATTGTGAAGAGTGAAGCTCGTATTGTTCTATACCATATATTGAACTGGGGTTGCAAAAGAGACCTTACAGTGTCCTTCGagcatcatgtaaaaaaaaaacgcagattGAGCAACAACAAGTATAACAAATTGTTTGATGATACCATGCAAGCAAAGATTAAAGCTAACCCAAAAGGGGACGAATTTGATGTGAGTTTATTGTGTAAATGCATTTTCTCCACTTGTACTGAATTTTGTGACGCTGATACgaagaaaatagtaaaagaaatcaAAGATTTCCGGAATGAGGTCATGCACAACGATATAGTTACAGATGAGACCTCCATGAATGATGCAATTGCTAACCTTCAGCAAATGTTGGTAGATGTCTTAAACAAAGCAAAGGAAGTTTATTCAGTGCCTGAGAATGAAATAAAGGGTATGATAGAACGCATGAATACAAAAATTGAAGAGATCAAGGAAAGCCCTGTTCCCGGATATGAAATAAAGGATTATAAGGTAATGGTGGAAGAGCATCGGAAATACCTTGAAAAGCTTGTTGAAGAGAAAGGCGTGAGTTCTTTGAAGACAACCTTTAAAACGCTATCTAATGTAGATCCAGCTTCTTGGATATCTAGGAAAGAGAGATTAAATATCGACATGGTCTACGTAAGgcttgaaatgaaattgaaaccaAACAGTGACAGCAGCTCTTATGTTACTGTTGGACATGAAAGTTTGCTGTGCCAGACAAATGAAGATGGCATAGTGCCAAAGATCATTTTAATACAGGGTGAAGCAGGTTCTGGAAAAAGCACTTTAGCTAAGTTTATTTTGGCAGACTGGGCTAAATTAGATGTTGCTAAGAGTTCCCCGTCTATTACAGGGCTAGAAGAATATGATTTAATTCTTTATGTTGAGTGTAAGAGCAGGTATATTTCTAACTTTATGGATTTGTTGACTTCATTAATGCCGCATGTTTCGGACGAAATGACAGACAGAGATTTCCGGCGCTCTGTGTTGGAGAAGAAGACCCTCATAATTGTTGATGGCCtggatgaaatgaatgaaaactctGCGAAGCTTCTTACTGAAATGCttgaaatttgccaaaaaatGGAAGACAACAGATTCCGGTTCATCATGACAACTCGGCCACAGAAAATCAAGATTACAGAAACACTGTGGAACGAGCTCCCTAAAATTCACATCAAGATCAACGGAGTACCTGCAGAAAGAAAAGTGGAATTTGTCCAAAAGCTTCATGATGAAATGGTCAGAGAAGGCCTCAGTGAGGAAGACACGAGTAAGTTGGTGGACTATATGAAGCATTCAGAGTGCCGCTTGCAGGAACATTATCGTCTTCCACTTAACCTAACCCTTTTAACATACCTCTGGGCTAATGATTCAAAGACTGTCAACTCTGTTACTTCTGCTACCCAACTTTATGTTGCTGTCCTGAACCTCCTAAAGGGTCGTGTTGTTTCCAGGATACTTAAGGTATCCTCAGATTCCATTGAGGTGTCCATGGacacattattaaatataatttttgagatCTCTTTAGAGACGCACAAGCAACACAGTCTGGAGTTGAGTGACAAGTGTTACAAGAAGCTGGAAGATGAATGTAAGAAACTGAATCTGCCTTTTGTTGAAATACGTGGTGCATTCTTTGCTGTTCATGATAACTATAATGTGGACTGTGGTCCTTGTAAATTTAATCTTTTTGTCCCTCATAAATCAATAATGGAGTTCTTTGCTGCCAATCACATATATGCCTGCTTAGTTGAGAACAGAGCTCAGAGATGCAAGGAAGAACTAAAAGCCATCAAAGAAAAATTCCCCGAGTTATCAGTTGCATACCAAGTGGAAGATGAACCACCAAAAACACTGAAGGGTGTACTAGCAACTCTTTTAAATGATGGAAAAGATTTAAATCCCAGCATTTTACCTCATTATCAGAATACTTTGATTCATTTATCAGGACTATTGGCACTTAAAGATAAAGAAGCTCTTCACAAGTATGGAACTGAGCTTGTGGATATTCTAGAGGAATCTGAAATCAAAGATTCTCAGTGGCTTGACCTGTTAGCTGAGGCAGATTGTGACGCATTACTTTCCACCTCGATTGCAGAACACATATCAGGG ACGCTTGTGATAAGAGATGGACACACCCTTGCAGCAATTGAACTCTTCAAGAAATTGGCACCCAATACACCTGTGGTGGTTATACTTCAGAATGAAGTTAAATACATTCCGCAACTGGACACCCTGGTGGAGAAGCTGGCTGAGCGGGATTGTGCTGTGGAGCTTCTCCTGAATAACCATTGGAAAAACCCAGATAATGGACTGTCCACCAAATATTTGGAGAAACTGTTTAACGAAAG TTGCCGAGTCATTCGCTTCAATGGGAACCTGGACAACGTTGAAATGCTCCCCAAGGACCTGGAGGATGTTAGATTAACTATTTCCAGTGATGAGCAGGCTAAATCGATCTGCAAAGGCATTGCAGAGCTAGATAAGAAGCTACATCTGAGTTATATtg GGATTCATTTAATGAAGGGAGTATCACCATCCTTCTTGAAACCACTGCCTGTAGTGAAGCCAGTACAGAAAGAAAGTGGCACCATTTGGCTCTCAGACATCAGCGATAATGACGTCGCCATTGCTTGTAGTCTCATTAAGGCTTTGCATCCACCAAACATGCAA TTTCACAGCGTCATGTTTCCTCGTTGTCAGCTGTCACTGGATGGATTCCAACGTCTGCTGAACGAGCTAAAGAAGAAAGAGGTGCAAATATCTAAGAGTATCAAATCAGATTCTCAAGTCCTTGGTATGAATGAGGTACCAAAAGTAAGGAAacttactagggaattgtttgGCTGTTCATTTCACCG tgaCGACGGATGGTGA